A window of Lytechinus variegatus isolate NC3 chromosome 15, Lvar_3.0, whole genome shotgun sequence contains these coding sequences:
- the LOC121429129 gene encoding D(2) dopamine receptor A-like yields the protein MMENHNTSSYPTNTGDDGSHIGAILGMVTYTILGVAIMFSNFIVMVTYWTERRVWQNISHLFILHLSIADFLVGLSIFPLTITIMSAGHWPFGEIACKILTAFNYMVTFIPGLFILAVTAFRLFLVTNFSRENVVRREHVMWVIFVLWVATIGIYLFLAFAWPGINGSDSVNYNSECLLEYTFNKPISLFMIFFEFVIPFMLLLSISFCLFWKIRQRSRGIRNTSWRVSETTCSHNSPRRNKSLDKKQLATQERCKSGQKVTSEDGPNGLHHLKLQEAGESSSSSGTKENNNGQEKRSSDKENANVDVKGNAYLCANTDNHFEVSGVSQSQKISAGSIPRVGTRAVAGDSVQNKTLADHGTETNQQLGRDSLRGHRKAAVMLFAIVAAFVICWLPYVILSILILDHNDIVSSSVFEAISGFLYLNSLINPALYGMTNVHFRRGFIKVLHLPRRWLR from the coding sequence ATGATGGAGAACCACAATACCAGCAGTTATCCGACTAATACTGGTGATGATGGATCGCACATCGGAGCCATCTTGGGCATGGTAACCTATACTATCCTGGGAGTTGCCATCATGTTTTCTAACTTCATAGTCATGGTAACCTACTGGACAGAACGTCGTGTCTGGCAGAACATCTCTCATCTTTTTATCCTCCACCTTTCCATTGCGGACTTCTTGGTGGGGTTATCTATCTTTCCTTTGACCATTACAATCATGTCAGCAGGTCACTGGCCATTCGGTGAGATCGCCTGTAAGATATTAACCGCTTTCAACTACATGGTGACGTTTATACCAGGCCTTTTCATCCTGGCTGTAACTGCTTTTCGTCTGTTCCTCGTCACAAACTTCAGTCGCGAAAATGTCGTCAGGCGTGAACATGTCATGTGGGTTATCTTTGTTCTCTGGGTAGCAACCATCGGCATCTACCTCTTCCTGGCATTTGCCTGGCCGGGCATTAATGGAAGTGATTCCGTTAATTACAATTCCGAGTGTCTCTTGGAATACACTTTCAATAAGCCCATATCACTTTTCATGATATTCTTTGAATTCGTGATTCCCTTTATGCTTCTACTCTCCATCAGCTTTTGCCTCTTCTGGAAGATCCGACAGAGATCCAGAGGTATCAGGAATACATCGTGGCGAGTATCCGAGACGACGTGCTCCCACAACAGCCCACGAAGAAACAAATCGCTCGACAAAAAACAATTAGCAACACAAGAACGCTGTAAAAGTGGTCAAAAGGTGACTTCAGAAGACGGTCCAAATGGCTTGCACCATTTGAAACTTCAGGAAGCAGGCGAGTCTTCATCTAGTTCTGGTACGAAGGAAAACAACAATGGACAAGAGAAGCGTTCTAGCGATAAAGAAAATGCTAATGTAGATGTTAAAGGAAATGCATATTTGTGTGCAAACACGGACAACCATTTTGAAGTTTCTGGAGTTTCCCAATCTCAAAAGATCTCTGCAGGTAGCATTCCTCGTGTTGGAACTCGGGCAGTTGCAGGCGATTCCgtccaaaataaaacattggcgGACCACGGGACTGAGACAAATCAGCAATTAGGCAGAGACTCCCTCAGAGGACACCGAAAAGCTGCCGTCATGCTGTTTGCCATCGTGGCGGCATTCGTAATCTGTTGGTTGCCATACGTCATTCTCTCCATACTAATCCTAGACCACAATGACATTGTTTCTTCGTCGGTTTTTGAAGCAATTAGTGGGTTTCTGTACCTGAACTCTCTTATAAATCCCGCCCTCTACGGCATGACCAACGTTCATTTTAGGCGAGGATTCATCAAGGTTCTTCATCTGCCGCGGCGGTGGCTCCGGTAG